Proteins encoded together in one Lathyrus oleraceus cultivar Zhongwan6 chromosome 5, CAAS_Psat_ZW6_1.0, whole genome shotgun sequence window:
- the LOC127083783 gene encoding uncharacterized protein LOC127083783 gives MEGETVVHNGGCHCKSVRWKVIAPSSVVVWDCNCSNCYMRGNTHFIVPAHKFELLGDSAQFLTTYTFGTHTAKHTFCKICGITSFYYPRSNPDGVAVTFRCVDPGTLTDIEIRNFDGKNWEQSYNKTGISSCSKVQK, from the coding sequence ATGGAAGGTGAAACGGTGGTGCATAATGGTGGCTGCCATTGTAAGAGTGTAAGGTGGAAAGTGATTGCTCCTTCCAGTGTGGTGGTATGGGACTGCAACTGCTCAAACTGCTACATGAGAGGCAATACTCACTTTATTGTGCCTGctcacaaatttgagcttttggGAGATTCTGCTCAGTTTCTTACAACTTATACGTTTGGAACCCACACTGCAAAGCATACATTCTGTAAAATATGTGGTATAACTTCATTCTATTATCCTCGCTCAAACCCGGATGGGGTTGCTGTTACATTCAGGTGTGTTGACCCCGGAACTTTGACCGACATTGAAATCAGGAATTTTGATGGGAAGAATTGGGAGCAGTCATATAATAAGACAGGTATCTCTTCATGTTCAAAGGTGCAGAAGTAA